In the Desulfovibrio sp. Huiquan2017 genome, GCCGCATCCGCCACGGCACGCGCTCCGCCCCTCAAGGCGTCCTGCGCGGAGCCGTTCATGGCCCGGTCCTCGGACCACCCGCGATCTGTGCCCTCCCGATTCACTTCCCCTCCCGCCAAGAGTTTCAGGAGGGATTGTTCGACAGAGGCCGAAAACCCCATGGTCAGCGCAAGAAAATCCCCCTGGTACAACGGAGACGAACTGACAAGATACTCCTCTCCCATGGGCGCATTGGCGTAGCCTTCCCCATCCCGGACCAGCAGCCCCACGGCGGCAAGGATGCCGAGAAGCGGTTCCAGCCGCTCGGGCACCAGCCCGGCCTTGTCCGCAATATCCGCCAAGGTCAGCCGCCCTCCGGAGAGGAGGTCGAAAAGCTTTAGTTCCGCCGCCGCCATGACGGCTTTGGCTGTCACGGACTCCATGATCATGTTGTTCAACTGCGTGAAATCGGTTTTCGGCTCAGGAAACAGCATGGATCCTCCATGGGTTAATACTAAATTTGTTGCTCAAAAAAAATCAGAGATATGCGTCCATCCAGCGGTTCAGCTGCGCGCCGATCTCCTCGACCCGGGCGAAATCCGCATCATCAAGGCCCGCGAGATAGTCGAGAAACACCTTATCGTGCTCCCGGTGAAACTTCAGGTGATTCTCGCTGGCGACATGGCCCGTTTCTGTGGTCCGGATGACCACCCGCGTCCGATTCAGCGGATCAGGCTCCTTGACCAAAAGCCCTTTGTCCACCAACCGGGTGACCACCTGCGAAACCGCGCCCTTGGTGACGCCGAATTCTTCGGCCAAGTCGGTCACGCCTACCCCG is a window encoding:
- a CDS encoding MarR family winged helix-turn-helix transcriptional regulator gives rise to the protein MRSFEEILPLLNRFGAAMAKYARVDSHASDFGVGVALYPSEIHMVSRVDRHDGVGVTDLAEEFGVTKGAVSQVVTRLVDKGLLVKEPDPLNRTRVVIRTTETGHVASENHLKFHREHDKVFLDYLAGLDDADFARVEEIGAQLNRWMDAYL